Within Gasterosteus aculeatus chromosome Y, fGasAcu3.hap1.1, whole genome shotgun sequence, the genomic segment atatatatataaaatcacagGATTCTGAATAGACATGTGTACATTAGACTGTTGTGATCTGCAATGCTACTTACCTTTGAATATGCCTTTAATCATGGCACCGACCTTCTCACTCTTCAGTGCGCCGTTGTTAATCACAGTGGTCAGCTAGAAAGcagaacatgtttgtttttagtaATTACAGCATTTGGTGGGTTGATGAAGTAGGTGAGCGTTCGTTACCTGGTCATCTGTGAGCGTGGACAGGTACTTCTGGAGTTCAGTACTGTCCCCGTCTGATAGTGCGAGGCTTTTATCCATTACGGCTGGTTAAAACGTAACGCGAGAGAAGGGACTTGAACTCCCTCGCTGTTACTGTGGCCAGCGCTCAGTGCGAACCAACGAAACGCACAAATTAAACGCTAGGACGTTAGTTCactatggaggactaaaagtgccacaattaaataaataaatacaccattaaataattacttaaatgtgtcattcattaattaaaattggaattaaataaataaatgtgtcattaaatgtgtcattaattaattaaaataccgattcattgtatgtaaaatgcatatataactatttcactatttacatttacatttcatgatcctgcgttgcagcgcttcatgaattacttaaaactgtcaaactgacccatcaaaaGTTGGTAGGCGGAACATAACGCCTGATTGGTTACCCTGTGCATCAAGTCAAGACAAATCAATTCCAGATAATGGATCGCTGCAGAGCTACTGAACACATTCCAATACACTGGGTGGCGCTATTCACCTCTACGTTGGTTTGGATACGCTGTTAAACAGAACTTTCATTGCAACGGCTAAAAATCAAGGAGATGACGCGGTCCTGCTAGCCCCAATGACCAAGGACGCAGACGCCGTGCGAGGtgcaggacaaaatgtcaaaaagttgcccggagctgctgagagaagcAGCGAATTTGATTGAGGAAGCTCTGAGCAGAAGTCCAACGGCTCCGGCGGCTCAGTCACAGCAGATACCGGCCGCTCAATCACGTACACCTGTCCAAGGTAAGCTAAGTAATTTCATGTTAGCCAGGTGTGCTACTCACTAATGATTCGGGACACACGTGTGGGTTAAATTAGATCGActcgaaaatgtatttgtatgtggtaTTATGATGTTTCGTGCGCGACACGTTCGTTGTTAATTGGTGGAGCATAAAACCCGCTAGTTAGCTAATGGTGTTAGCTGGTTTGAGCATCCCAAGATAGAAGTAGAGACTGTTTTAGCTGACTGGTGACCGTTGAGCGGTGacgtttttctgtgttgcagcGGAGGTAGCAAGGCTCTTTGCGCCATACAACATTGGAGCCAGAAGGAATATGACGAGACGACCAGCACAAGTCCAAGTTAGCCGAAGAAGCTACACACATACTGTCTGTTGTTTGGCTGACCACAATGCGGATAAAATTCCAAGCGTACTGGTTATAGCTGAACTTCCTCATTCAGGACTTGGAGagcaaaaagtaacattttcaggTCAGTGCGAAACTAggcatttaccaaaacaaaacaaattctgttcattgaaattatttgcatttaattgtataGTGACTCAaacgtaattcattttaatactgtGAATAATAGTTATCACAGGCTTATTTGCTTAATTTAAGGTGAGGTGagttatgattttgttttgtttttctccagggAATGACCAAGATCCCATGgttataacaaataaactgatggAAGTGTTTCCGAAGCTCCAACAAGGGGGAGGCTTTGAACTTCTAAAACTTGTAGGATCTACTCGCAGTCGAAATCTTGCATTGCTTCAGTGTCCCAGCACTGGATACACCCTTGCCTATCTGAAAGATCCATCGACGATGATTGGACAGGCTACAATCTACATACGTCCACTTCAACAGGATCTACCCTTAGATTGTGTACATAAATTTACAGAGACCTAGTTTAATacataatcaaaacaaagattactggtgacttttaatcattaattaaaagccatttgttgTTAGGAGAGCTCACGTCCTGCCTCTGGTCCAGTCATCCCCTGCATCACTTGTCAGATGGaagttcccttttcagagaTGAAGCTGCACAGATTGAGCTGCAATGGGTATGTACTTCCTAAAGCAATGCGAGGGtagcatattcattttctttgggaatatgtcctcttggagtgttgtgcacacaaataagccAGTATGACCATTTTGATTCTGTTCACTTCGAGGACACCCAtggaggaaagagaacaagagggaggccaaagggaagaaaatgatagtGAGACAGCCCTAGTCAGTGACAGTGTTCCAGTGAGGTCTGAAACATCAGCTGAGAGTGCAGTAGTTCCAGCAGTGATTGTCAACGAGGAGTTGGATCgcaaagaaacagacagtggtatgtgtcatcacaatagtgttgctataagattgtgtgtaactgaaaAGTCAATAGAAAGCGAACACTTTTAATATAGAATTGGATAAGATAATAGTTACAGGCAATTAATAACatgcacctgttttttttatttttctaatatttagtttttgttgaatgaCGTTTTTATGTCAACTCGGCGTTGTGACAGATTTTTAAGCTATTGGGTCCCGCGTTTTATCAGTGAAATAACATAATTTTCCTCCTGTTGTGTAGAGTGAGAGGGTATCTGTATATGCAGGTAACATGCCAACTCACAATATGTCTCTGGAATAgataactttgttgttgtttgtttagaatGGAAGATTATTGAGGAACCCACTCAAGCTGCCaaagttttcaaagaaaatctgCTAAGGGAACATGCAACTGGGAAACCACTTAGAATAAAGATGGATGTAagggagtctgaagaggaccgggaacgggagcttctcttattctataaacagcagcaagaatGGGCATGTCCACTTCATTGTACTCTGGTTGGTAAGTAATATAaagtttataatataaatacatcagtACAGTTTATACCACTCAAGTAGCATATATGGAATTGTCCCATTGGAAAATGGGAGAATGGAATGCACAAAATTAtataattgataaaaaatgttatgtatgtgaatattgtgcacaatataCTCTTATCTGGAATAATCAATATTAAGGATGCTGTTCTAAATTACAGCCAATataattttgactatttttctcccttgcttgttaaatgttagcTAATCAAGTTACCCGTATTTGTCTGCCACttttttccactgtgttattatcagtattttatttcaggtgatCTTGCTATCGGAGAGGGAGTGATGCGGTACTTTATGACAACAATCATATCCAAACTCCAGTTTGGATTCAGTCTAGATCTTGGTAAGTACTCGCACACGTTCTGGTGGTTGATGAACGCAGATATGTGCTGTTTAGCAGAGGGCCGGTGGGCAATGTTTTGTGTCAGGTAAATCAGTAAGTCAGTAGTAGGATATTCAGGGGGGTTGCATTTGAAGTGGTTTGGGGTCTGTAAGTCATTTTGGAGTAGGCTACAATTTTGTTTAAGTGAATTCTACAAGCAGCAATACCACAGGCCAAGTAATCGCCCGttccaaacaggcacattttcaacGGGCACTGCACTAGTATGAtgtaattttatgtatttaagaggTTAGTTGTTGTGACTTTATTCCCTGCTCTCTTGGTACTTTACAGGAGGAATGGGCCGAACACTGCTATTTGAGGGTGAACCTGACCATCTTGttccagcagcatcagaggcacTTATTGAAAGCAACCTCTTCCGGGTTGCAGGAAGGATGTTGGCCCACACTTTTCTGCATGACGGTCCCCATGTTACAGGATTAAGTCCTGCTGTAATTCATGTACTGCTCAATGGGGACCCAGAAATGGCTACTGTTGTTATTGAAGACTGTCCTGATCTGCACATCAGGAGCATCATAGAACTGGTATGTAACCTAAAAGATAATTtgccatgtaaaaaaatattgattggGCAGATATAATAAATGGTATGGTCCTTATTCTAGCTTGAACATGAAGAACTTACACCGGAACAGAAAGCCACAGTTTCAGATCTTTCCATGTCTTGGGATCTTCCGGCagtcaccaaaacaaatcggaGATGGCTACATAATAAACTTCTACTCCATGCAGTGAGTTCCTGCTGGTTAAGTGACAGAACTCATTGCTGTACTTGTTGAAATTATAGAATGTATTCTGAACCCTGGCTTGTTAATGTTAACACAAGAGTTTAAGTACTCGagttttaatgggtttttataagacactttattgtgcttttattaacattttgttctactgtgccaacttttgtcaaatttgggttaaggatttctgctgtaatatgggtctgtctgtctcttaggtCGTTGGGAGGACCATGCGCCAAATTAAACAGTTGAGAAAGGGACTGAAAGATGTGATGGTATGGCCCCTGCTGACATCTAGGCCAGATGTTGTCCCacttcttttccccaaaatggcTGAAATGCAGTTCACACCCCAGGTAAGTCAGtaatttagttatatttgtGACTTAACTTAATGAATTTTAcgtcttttttccatgactgagctggctatttttccattttccaataatgtgatctgcatctccctttttaaaattacaatttgttttctttaagatgCTCCTAGAAAAAATCACATGGCCAGTtgaggacagtgatgatgaagactTTGACTTGGACACCACCTGCCGCATCACTGGCTTTCTAAGGATGTTCATTGAAACGGGTATAAACCTCATTTCTCTTTACAAATGCTTCTATGTCTCATGGATAGATATGATCAAATAAAGTTGAACTAAATGTCTTCAATCCATTGTATGACTTTTAGCTTCATCAGGTACCCTGGCCCAGCTGCTGACATTCTGGGTTGGCTGGGAGATGCTTCCTCCTGAACTGACAGTGGTGATTTCTGAGGGAACCCTTCCTACGTCCTCCACATGCTTTGAAACACTAAAGCTGCCAGCTCATTTCAAGATCTACATGGACTTTGAGAAAGCACTTGTCTCTGCTATAAAAAGTACTGGATTTGGGCTTGTTTAAGTATTTTCAGACACAAGTTCAGTGTCTTGAACTTGTTAActgattaacacactgcagcagttgactttttattttatttttattcggcatatatatatatatatatatatatttttttttttaaaggaaagcaaactttcagtttttgactgcttgttctaacacaaaaaataaaaacgtgtcggaCATCAGTCTAAGATTCTTGATAACACTTCCACAGTCTCTACATATAGTCTAAGCGCATCAGTAACAGAAACTCCTGGAGCTGGCAAAATTGCAACCTCTTCATCTGAGAGCTCACGGGCCAGCTGAACCTCGGGGACTGACACAGTGCCTCCATGAAGGCTGTGAGGTCCGTTCCAGTCGATCCCAGACTCTTCAGGAATCTGAAAAGATGACAAGCATAATCAAACTTGTActtaaaaatagtttgacatgtcctaacacaagattgttatttttggtcaccaagtcagtgagaaattgttagttattaaagttttgtgaaataatacagcTGTAGTATGCACTGTAGAAACTACAGCTCACAGGTTGATCTTTAAAAGCTTGGGAGATTTTAAAGACAATATAgtaaatgttccatttaaagtaccacatttagcacaatttttttcctcccataatTCCTTTTGGGCAAACACTTTAGAAACGTGTTTAAAGTTGATTGTTAACCTCAGTAGGATCCTCCTCAGGGCCTTGCTCTCTGTAACGTCTCCAGAGTGGTGACTGATTCCTTTCAGTTCTCAGACCGTGAAAGTTCCAAGCATCTCGAAAAGAGTCTAGGCTTTGCTGAACCAGTGGAAGGAAAATCCGGTGCAGAGCGAAAAGATGGACTTCATTGTCTGGATTCAGTGTTCCCTGATCTTCCAATGAAGTAAAGATCTGATAGAAGAGGTCCAGGGCATGTTCATAAACATCTCTCCACATCCTCTCTAttctgtgtttaggataaaattgtCAAATTGTTAATTTATGTGACATATGCTAAAGTACATTCAACTGGTATTTTAGTTGTGTGAGCCTAGTTGCCAAACATATTTCTTTACCGCTGATTGTGGACACTTCTGCCTGTGATGTGTGAATTCCTGTCGGTACCTCTGCTTCTGATCATGAATTCTGCTACATCTGCATTCTCCCCCCCTTTATCAGACCGTACCCTTGATGGCAGCCCATACTGCTCAACAGCGGCGATAAAGCTCTGTAAGACCGTATGAGCTCTGTTATTGCCAGCCACAGTCAGGTAGACCA encodes:
- the LOC120812188 gene encoding uncharacterized protein LOC120812188; this translates as MSKSCPELLREAANLIEEALSRSPTAPAAQSQQIPAAQSRTPVQAEVARLFAPYNIGARRNMTRRPAQVQVSRRSYTHTVCCLADHNADKIPSVLVIAELPHSGLGEQKVTFSGNDQDPMVITNKLMEVFPKLQQGGGFELLKLVGSTRSRNLALLQCPSTGYTLAYLKDPSTMIGQATIYIRPLQQDLPLDCESSRPASGPVIPCITCQMEVPFSEMKLHRLSCNGTPMEEREQEGGQREENDSETALVSDSVPVRSETSAESAVVPAVIVNEELDRKETDSEWKIIEEPTQAAKVFKENLLREHATGKPLRIKMDVRESEEDRERELLLFYKQQQEWACPLHCTLVGDLAIGEGVMRYFMTTIISKLQFGFSLDLGGMGRTLLFEGEPDHLVPAASEALIESNLFRVAGRMLAHTFLHDGPHVTGLSPAVIHVLLNGDPEMATVVIEDCPDLHIRSIIELLEHEELTPEQKATVSDLSMSWDLPAVTKTNRRWLHNKLLLHAVVGRTMRQIKQLRKGLKDVMVWPLLTSRPDVVPLLFPKMAEMQFTPQMLLEKITWPVEDSDDEDFDLDTTCRITGFLRMFIETASSGTLAQLLTFWVGWEMLPPELTVVISEGTLPTSSTCFETLKLPAHFKIYMDFEKALVSAIKSTGFGLV